The following proteins are co-located in the Rattus norvegicus strain BN/NHsdMcwi chromosome 19, GRCr8, whole genome shotgun sequence genome:
- the LOC134483398 gene encoding uncharacterized protein LOC134483398, translating into MFSRLRKRFGRGNVDCGETRVKESGLSSQSNDGQRQHFWGMWNAGRETSSPGTDLSKNQAMKEKERLIKELQLITEERNDLRDRLRFLTERSMKNRPNFRPNPYYEDLERMEEAVMSILHNLEMENTEVHENNHKLKKEITFSRNLLSQLLMENTCRKKLVPLKQENKEGHLECALNQKYLVDFNKKDKDHQRPEPALSGLRKCKRAGIGHTPVRELPEE; encoded by the exons atgttttcccgtcttcgcaagcgttttgggagggggaacgtcgattgtggagagactagagtgaaggagtctggcctttcgtctcaaagtaatgatggacaaagacagcacttctggggaatgtgga acgctgggagagaaacatcatcccctggcactgacctaagcaagaatcaggccatgaaggaaaaggagaggctgattaaagagctgcagctcattaccgaggagagaaatgacctgagagatcgcctgaggtttctgacagagagatccatgaagaacag gccaaacttcaggccaaatccatattatgaagacctggagagaatggaggaggcggtcatgtcaattctgcacaacttagagatggagaacactgaggtccatgagaacaaccataagctgaagaaggagattaccttctctag aaacctgctcagccagctcctgatggagaacacatgtaggaagaagttggtcccactgaagcaggagaacaaggagggacatcttgagtgtgcactgaaccagaaatatttggttgacttcaacaagaaagataaagaccatcaacggccagaaccagcattatcag gtctcagaaagtgcaagagagctggaattggacacaccccagtaagagagcttcctgaagaataa